In the Ictalurus punctatus breed USDA103 chromosome 7, Coco_2.0, whole genome shotgun sequence genome, one interval contains:
- the LOC124628294 gene encoding SUN domain-containing ossification factor: MESLESDQQELKKLTETPSMTQGRDAGPTAPLPTASLSETATPSAPESVGTTTNKEDQIVTLLPEDEVDEPDKSSSSIPQDTEKERVKAPQEQQYSGVKESWEHTPDSSSCVVSLKDYLLQSCIPLQKKTKKKSQESHSQPSTFHKTETSVSVMISSSLMQVLHTQTVETTFPVEASAVVVPYLTEREHVLEAGSVDLAPSLTSALVTLTCSDTLASTATHVVDFLDPSAVESSDLKLNEKSRDKPVEDKRTSILTSNLDLTFTPVLTTKSDEMDQVQLSVSAVEKSTTEKNTTPSLMTSTMDQATFTPLSTSTDQSFVQPTISKSVTPSVSITAAPLTEPLEVVSVVAEPKSEDLLDEASLGGHSVNTQSETSTNGQSVQPSSSDYYAEIPSSTDAPIPGSSQKESVFMRLNNRIKALEVNMSLSGRYLEQLSQRYRKQMEEMQKAFNKTIIKLQNTSRMAEEQDQKQTESIQVLQRQLENVTQLVLNLSLQVSQRYRPTALTKTTVSDRHSYLLLCVVLGLLICIVICVNYCRMSAENLSTEPDLYVPNSYSYCCPDRDSPDEDVNPKRRASYPFAQSSLQIATTEVPNGGLRCNDHRPHNLDLKLPPRSLVPPPFSFRDSSSEGSSEDSSQSDEPSFCGIASCSRLCDPLPAAKSCSKKRNRLKKRSTVLKQLLQPVQCNGPPVAAKFSLRGLITGSTELNTNRPGVPLLPKKNSYN, from the exons atggagagtttggaatcggACCAGCAGGAACTGAAAAAACTCACAGAGACCCCCTCAATGACGCAAGGTAGAGACGCAGGTCCGACGGCTCCTTTACCCACCGCCTCACTCTCAGAGACTGCAACACCGTCAGCTCCAGAGTCCGTCGGGACCACAACAAACAAAGAAGATCAGATCGTTACTTTGCTGCCTGAGGATGAGGTGGATGAGCCAGACAAGTCCTCCAGCTCTATACCACAGGACACAGAGAAGGAGCGGGTGAAGGCTCCACAGGAGCAGCAGTACTCAGGAGTGAAGGAGAGTTGGGAGCACACTCCTGACTCCAGTTCTTGTGTTGTGTCGCTTAAAGACTACCTCCTGCAGAGCTGCATTCCCCTTCAgaagaagacaaaaaagaaatctCAAGAATCACATTCTCAACCGAGCACTTTCCACAAAACGGAAACCTCAGTCTCAGTCATGATCTCATCATCACTGATGCAAGTGCTCCACACCCAGACTGTGGAGACAACCTTTCCAGTGGAAGCTTCTGCTGTGGTTGTTCCATATCTTACTGAGCGTGAACATGTGCTTGAAGCTGGATCTGTGGATCTTGCACCAAGTCTTACTTCAGCTCTGGTTACACTTACGTGCTCTGACACTCTTGCCTCTACAGCCACTCATGTTGTGGATTTTTTGGACCCTTCGGCTGTTGAGAGTTCTGATTTGAAGCTTAATGAGAAGAGCAGAGATAAACCGGTGGAGGACAAACGCACTTCCATTCTCACCAGTAACCTGGATCTGACATTCACTCCAGTTTTAACCACTAAAAGTGATGAGATGGATCAAGTCCAGTTGTCTGTATCTGCAGTAGAGAAATCTACCACTGAAAAGAACACGACTCCTAGTTTGATGACCAGCACCATGGATCAGGCGACATTTACCCCTCTGTCAACTTCCACAGATCAGTCCTTTGTCCAACCAACCATAAGCAAAAGTGTAACTCCTTCTGTATCAATAACAGCTGCCCCTCTAACAGAACCCTTAGAGGTGGTATCAGTTGTAGCAGAACCTAAAAGTGAAGATCTGCTCGATGAAGCTTCCCTTGGAGGCCACAGTGTCAACACTCAATCCGAAACCTCTACTAATGGCCAATCGGTGCAACCATCGTCCTCTGACTACTACGCCGAAATCCCCAGCTCCACCGATGCACCGATCCCTGGCTCCAGCCAGAAGGAGTCAGTCTTCATGAGGCTAAACAACCGGATCAAAGCCCTGGAGGTGAACATGTCACTCAGTGGCCGTTACCTGGAACAGCTCAGTCAGAG GTATCGAAAGCAGATGGAGGAGATGCAGAAGGCTTTCAACAAAACCATCATTAAACTCCAGAACACGTCAAGGATGGCTGAAGAACAG GATCAGAAACAGACCGAGTCTATACAGGTGCTGCAGAGGCAGCTGGAGAACGTGACTCAGCTCGTCCTTAACCTGTCACTGCAAGTGAGCCAGAGGTATCGACCCACTGCCCTGACCAAAACCact GTCTCTGACAGGCACAGCTACCTGCTGCTGTGTGTGGTCCTCGGCTTGCTCATCTGCATCGTCATCTGTGTTAATTACTGTCGCATGTCGGCTGAGAATCTCTCGACAGAACCTGACCTATACGTACCAAACTCCTACAGCTACTGCTGCCCTGACAG AGATTCCCCTGATGAGGACGTGAACCCAAAGCGGAGAGCATCTTATCCATTTGCACAGTCATCCCTGCAAATCGCAACCACTGAAG TCCCCAATGGAGGATTGCGATGTAATGACCACCGTCCTCACAATCTGGACTTAAAGCTGCCTCCTCGTAGCCTCGTCCCTCCTCCCTTCTCCTTCAGAGACTCCTCGTCAGAGGGAAGCTCTGAAGACTCCTCCCAGTCAGACGAGCCTTCATTCTGCGGTATCGCCTCCTGCAGCCGCCTCTGTGATCCTCTGCCTGCTGCAAAGAGCTGCTCCAAAAAGAGGAACCGCTTGAAAAAGAGGAGCACCGTACTCAAGCAGCTTCTTCAGCCTGTGCAGTGTAACGGCCCGCCGGTCGCGGCTAAGTTCTCCCTGCGTGGCTTAATCACAGGCTCCACAGAGCTGAACACGAACAGGCCAGGAGTCCCATTGCTTCCTAAAAAGAACAGTTATAACTGA
- the LOC124628290 gene encoding uncharacterized protein LOC124628290 isoform X1 codes for MLRSFCWLRCTASLFGGGDGVNGAQLSFALSSFLFELFAHLQGRTVKRPSPGLFGGARGYLLLPHFGRSILLRIGTGGGCRFQDSSQTVRDVIQKSKLISEGPPARYRLLTTRSNLENGSVRKWTFGQRDVKMQNKIVLMVGETGTGKTTLINAMVNYILGVKFTDKVWFEITEEGGDNHMSDQSETQTTTIIVYEIFIQDNPICLTIIDTPDYGDTRGTENDKQIAENLYKLFHNDTGVKEIDAVCLVVKASENRLSDRQQYIFDAVLSLFGKNIENTIVIFITHSAGLPPDNALNAIKKAGIPCRKNEENEPEHFLFNNCQAEKRNPTYNRVLQTAWEQTEDSLNVFFSSLKEENRKSLEQTESVLKESKRLEACISNLKDRIDFVERKREELTQIQKALEENQEKIKRNENFTFTVTKCYKEKVSIENASRWDRKATTCSVCKENCHEYNCWCAWNTEWCEVMKNGRCTVCPGKCHYTKHVREDKKYVTHSEEIMVTFDDFKKQYESSNSESDITFDSNAVENVKKEFESSKKQEEEKTSIEKRLKEELTKNEKEKAELVEEACTSIMKLSEIALKPDSAFIVQCLDFLIPRAEEPGKLNYAQKLRELRNIQPESQERVNAVTGYARAGLSKIKGAVTRTNNM; via the exons atgctcagatCATTTTGCTGGCTGCGTTGCACGGCCTCGCTCTTCGGCGGCGGGGACGGGGTAAATGGCGCGCAGCTCAGCTTTGCACTGAGCAGTTTCCTCTTCGAGCTGTTTGCTCATCTCCAGGGACGAACGGTAAAGCGCCCAAGTCCTGGCCTCTTCGGCGGCGCTCGTGGCTacctgctgcttccgcattttgggcgcagtattctgttacgcatcgggactggaggcggatgcag ATTTCAAGACTCATCACAGACTGTACGTGATGTAATCCAGAAGAGTAAATTAATCAGTGAAGGTCCACCTGCACGATATCGTCTCCTCACAACCAGAAGTAATCTTGAAAACGGCTCAGTGAGAAAATGGACATTTGGACAGCGAGATgtcaaaatgcaaaacaaaatcGTACTGATGGTAGGAGAAACTGGAACAGGCAAAACTACTCTGATCAATGCCATGGTAAATTATATACTCGGGGTGAAGTTTACAGATAAAGTGTGGTTTGAGATTACAGAAGAGGGAGGAGATAATCACATGTCAGATCagtcagaaacacaaacaactaCAATCATTGTGTATGAGATCTTTATCCAAGACAACCCAATCTGTCTTACCATCATTGACACTCCAGATTATGGAGACACCAGGGGAACAGAAAATGATAAACAGATCGCTGAGAATCTGTACAAACTGTTTCACAATGATACTGGAGTGAAAGAAATCGATGCAGTGTGTCTGGTAGTGAAGGCATCTGAGAATCGACTCTCTGACAGACAGCAGTACATCTTTGATGCAGTTTTGTCCTTATTTGGTAAAAACATAGAGAACACCATTGTCATTTTTATCACTCACTCAGCTGGATTGCCTCCAGATAATGCTCTTAATGCCATCAAGAAAGCGGGGATTCCCTGCaggaaaaatgaagaaaatgaacCTGAGCATTTCTTATTCAACAATTGCCAAGCTGAGAAGAGGAACCCAACATATAACAGAGTTCTCCAGACAGCTTGGGAACAAACAGAGGAcagtttaaatgtgtttttttcctcactgaAAGAAGAGAACAGAAAAAGCTTAGAGCAGACTGAAAGTGTTCTGAAAGAGTCCAAACGACTTGAAGCCTGTATTTCTAATCTAAAAGACCGCATTGACTTTGTAGAGCGCAAACGTGAAGAACTGACTCAGATTCAGAAAGCCCTTGAGGAAAACCAAGAAAAGATTAAGAGAAATGAAAACTTTACTTTTACAGTCACCAAGTGTTACAAAGAAAAAGTTTCCATTGAAAATGCTTCACGGTGGGACAGAAAGGCCACCACTTGCTCTGTCTGTAAGGAGAACTGTCATGAGTATAACTGCTGGTGTGCCTGGAATACTGAGTGGTGTGAGGTCATGAAAAATGGCCGCTGCACTGTATGTCCAGGTAAATGTCACTACACTAAACATGTCAGAGAGGACAAGAAATATGTTACACACAGTGAAGAGATTATGGTGACGTTTGATGACTTCAAAAAACAATATGAAAGCAGTAATTCAGAATCAGATATCACGTTTGACTCAAACGCCgttgaaaatgttaaaaaagaGTTTGAAAGCAGCAAGaaacaggaagaggagaagACAAGCATAGAGAAGAGACTGAAAGAAGAACTGACCaagaatgaaaaggaaaaagctGAGCTGGTGGAAGAAGCCTGCACCAGCATCATGAAACTGTCTGAGATTGCTTTAAAGCCAGATTCTGCTTTCATTGTTCAGTGTCTCGACTTCTTGATCCCTCGAGCTGAAGAACCTGGAAAACTCAACTATGCTCAGAAACTAAGAGAGCTGAGGAACATTCAGCCTGAATCACAGGAAAGAGTTAATGCTGTAACGGGGTATGCAAGAGCAGGGCTCAGTAAAATTAAAGGTGCTGTTACTCGTACAAATAACATGTAA
- the LOC108268227 gene encoding uncharacterized protein LOC108268227 isoform X1: MATGFNRLQDSSLTVQDVIQKSKLISEGPPARYRLLTARSNLYEKGSVRKWTFGQRDVKMQNKTILLLGETGTGKTTLINAMVNYILGVKFTDKVWFEITEEGGDNHMSDQSESQTTEITVYKIFIQGNPICLTIIDTPGYGDTRGAEYDKQISENLYKLFHNDTGVKEIDAVCLVVKASVNQLSDRLQYVFNAVLSVFGKDIKDNIVIFVTHSDGMPPDDALNTIKKAGVPCRKNKENEPEHFLFNNRQITKWNQTYIKALQTAWEQTEHSLKGFFASLKENNRKSLQQSEKVQKKAKQLEACISNLQFRIDFVERKHEELTQIQKALEENREKIKKNENFTFTVTKCYKEKVPIENASQWDRMATTCSVCEENCHEYNCWYAWSPWWCEVMGNDHCIVCTSKCHYNIHVKEDKKYVRRSKEIIVMFDEFKKEYESRNSASDITFDSKAVENVKKEFESSKKQEEEKTSIEKRLKEELTKNEKEKAELVDEVHTSIMKLSEIALKSDSAYIVQCLDFLIPRAEETGRYVLAQKLRELRIIQLGSQECVNAVMAYARAGFSIIKDTFIGKK; encoded by the exons ATGGCTACAGG ATTCAACAGATTACAAGACTCATCATTGACTGTACAGGATGTAATCCAGAAGAGTAAATTAATCAGTGAAGGTCCACCTGCACGATATCGTCTCCTCACAGCCAGAAGTAATCTTTATGAAAAAGGCTCAGTGAGAAAATGGACATTTGGACAGCGAGATgtcaaaatgcaaaacaaaacaatactgCTGTTAGGAGAAACTGGAACAGGCAAAACTACTCTGATCAATGCCATGGTAAATTATATACTCGGGGTGAAGTTTACAGATAAAGTGTGGTTTGAGATTACAGAAGAGGGAGGAGATAATCACATGTCAGATCAGTCAGAAAGTCAAACAACTGAAATCACTGTGTATAAGATCTTTATCCAAGGCAACCCAATCTGTCTTACCATCATTGACACTCCAGGTTATGGAGACACCAGGGGAGCAGAATATGATAAACAGATCTCTGAGAATCTGTACAAACTGTTTCACAATGATACTGGAGTGAAAGAAATCGATGCAGTGTGTCTGGTAGTGAAGGCATCTGTGAATCAACTCTCTGACAGACTGCAGTACGTCTTTAATGCAGTTTTGTCCGTATTTGGTAAAGACATAAAGGACAACATTGTCATTTTTGTCACTCACTCAGATGGAATGCCTCCAGATGATGCTCTTAATACCATCAAGAAAGCGGGGGTTCCCTgtaggaaaaataaagaaaatgaaccTGAGCATTTCTTATTCAACAATCGCCAAATTACGAAGTGGAACCAAACATATATCAAAGCTCTCCAGACAGCTTGGGAACAAACAGAACACagtttaaaaggtttttttgcctcactgaaagaaaataacagaaaaagcttacagcagagtgaaaaagttcagaaaaagGCCAAACAACTTGAAGCCTGTATTTCTAATCTACAATTCCGCATTGACTTTGTAGAGCGCAAACATGAAGAACTGACTCAGATTCAGAAAGCCCTTGAGGAAAACCGAGAAAAGATtaagaaaaatgaaaactttACTTTTACAGTCACTAAGTGTTACAAAGAAAAAGTTCCCATTGAAAATGCTTCACAGTGGGACAGAATGGCCACCACTTGCTCTGTCTGTGAGGAGAACTGTCATGAGTATAACTGCTGGTACGCCTGGAGTCCTTGGTGGTGTGAAGTGATGGGAAATGACCACTGCATTGTATGTACAAGTAAATGTCACTACAATATACATGTCAAAGAGGACAAGAAATATGTTAGACGCAGTAAAGAGATTATAGTGATGTTTGATGAGTTCAAAAAAGAATATGAAAGCAGAAATTCAGCATCAGATATCACGTTTGACTCAAAGGCCgttgaaaatgttaaaaaagaGTTTGAAAGCAGCAAGaaacaggaagaggagaagACAAGCATAGAGAAGAGACTGAAAGAAGAACTGACCaagaatgaaaaggaaaaagctGAGCTGGTGGACGAAGTCCACACCAGCATCATGAAACTGTCTGAGATTGCTTTAAAGTCAGATTCTGCTTACATTGTCCAGTGTCTCGACTTCTTGATCCCTCGAGCTGAAGAAACTGGAAGATATGTCCTTGCTCAGAAACTAAGAGAGCTGAGGATCATTCAGCTTGGATCACAGGAATGCGTTAATGCTGTAATGGCATATGCAAGAGCAGGGTTCAGTATAATTAAAGATACTTTTATTGGTAAAAAATGA
- the LOC124628290 gene encoding uncharacterized protein LOC124628290 isoform X2: MATGFQDSSQTVRDVIQKSKLISEGPPARYRLLTTRSNLENGSVRKWTFGQRDVKMQNKIVLMVGETGTGKTTLINAMVNYILGVKFTDKVWFEITEEGGDNHMSDQSETQTTTIIVYEIFIQDNPICLTIIDTPDYGDTRGTENDKQIAENLYKLFHNDTGVKEIDAVCLVVKASENRLSDRQQYIFDAVLSLFGKNIENTIVIFITHSAGLPPDNALNAIKKAGIPCRKNEENEPEHFLFNNCQAEKRNPTYNRVLQTAWEQTEDSLNVFFSSLKEENRKSLEQTESVLKESKRLEACISNLKDRIDFVERKREELTQIQKALEENQEKIKRNENFTFTVTKCYKEKVSIENASRWDRKATTCSVCKENCHEYNCWCAWNTEWCEVMKNGRCTVCPGKCHYTKHVREDKKYVTHSEEIMVTFDDFKKQYESSNSESDITFDSNAVENVKKEFESSKKQEEEKTSIEKRLKEELTKNEKEKAELVEEACTSIMKLSEIALKPDSAFIVQCLDFLIPRAEEPGKLNYAQKLRELRNIQPESQERVNAVTGYARAGLSKIKGAVTRTNNM, from the exons ATGGCTACAGG ATTTCAAGACTCATCACAGACTGTACGTGATGTAATCCAGAAGAGTAAATTAATCAGTGAAGGTCCACCTGCACGATATCGTCTCCTCACAACCAGAAGTAATCTTGAAAACGGCTCAGTGAGAAAATGGACATTTGGACAGCGAGATgtcaaaatgcaaaacaaaatcGTACTGATGGTAGGAGAAACTGGAACAGGCAAAACTACTCTGATCAATGCCATGGTAAATTATATACTCGGGGTGAAGTTTACAGATAAAGTGTGGTTTGAGATTACAGAAGAGGGAGGAGATAATCACATGTCAGATCagtcagaaacacaaacaactaCAATCATTGTGTATGAGATCTTTATCCAAGACAACCCAATCTGTCTTACCATCATTGACACTCCAGATTATGGAGACACCAGGGGAACAGAAAATGATAAACAGATCGCTGAGAATCTGTACAAACTGTTTCACAATGATACTGGAGTGAAAGAAATCGATGCAGTGTGTCTGGTAGTGAAGGCATCTGAGAATCGACTCTCTGACAGACAGCAGTACATCTTTGATGCAGTTTTGTCCTTATTTGGTAAAAACATAGAGAACACCATTGTCATTTTTATCACTCACTCAGCTGGATTGCCTCCAGATAATGCTCTTAATGCCATCAAGAAAGCGGGGATTCCCTGCaggaaaaatgaagaaaatgaacCTGAGCATTTCTTATTCAACAATTGCCAAGCTGAGAAGAGGAACCCAACATATAACAGAGTTCTCCAGACAGCTTGGGAACAAACAGAGGAcagtttaaatgtgtttttttcctcactgaAAGAAGAGAACAGAAAAAGCTTAGAGCAGACTGAAAGTGTTCTGAAAGAGTCCAAACGACTTGAAGCCTGTATTTCTAATCTAAAAGACCGCATTGACTTTGTAGAGCGCAAACGTGAAGAACTGACTCAGATTCAGAAAGCCCTTGAGGAAAACCAAGAAAAGATTAAGAGAAATGAAAACTTTACTTTTACAGTCACCAAGTGTTACAAAGAAAAAGTTTCCATTGAAAATGCTTCACGGTGGGACAGAAAGGCCACCACTTGCTCTGTCTGTAAGGAGAACTGTCATGAGTATAACTGCTGGTGTGCCTGGAATACTGAGTGGTGTGAGGTCATGAAAAATGGCCGCTGCACTGTATGTCCAGGTAAATGTCACTACACTAAACATGTCAGAGAGGACAAGAAATATGTTACACACAGTGAAGAGATTATGGTGACGTTTGATGACTTCAAAAAACAATATGAAAGCAGTAATTCAGAATCAGATATCACGTTTGACTCAAACGCCgttgaaaatgttaaaaaagaGTTTGAAAGCAGCAAGaaacaggaagaggagaagACAAGCATAGAGAAGAGACTGAAAGAAGAACTGACCaagaatgaaaaggaaaaagctGAGCTGGTGGAAGAAGCCTGCACCAGCATCATGAAACTGTCTGAGATTGCTTTAAAGCCAGATTCTGCTTTCATTGTTCAGTGTCTCGACTTCTTGATCCCTCGAGCTGAAGAACCTGGAAAACTCAACTATGCTCAGAAACTAAGAGAGCTGAGGAACATTCAGCCTGAATCACAGGAAAGAGTTAATGCTGTAACGGGGTATGCAAGAGCAGGGCTCAGTAAAATTAAAGGTGCTGTTACTCGTACAAATAACATGTAA
- the LOC108268227 gene encoding uncharacterized protein LOC108268227 isoform X2 gives MATGLQDSSLTVQDVIQKSKLISEGPPARYRLLTARSNLYEKGSVRKWTFGQRDVKMQNKTILLLGETGTGKTTLINAMVNYILGVKFTDKVWFEITEEGGDNHMSDQSESQTTEITVYKIFIQGNPICLTIIDTPGYGDTRGAEYDKQISENLYKLFHNDTGVKEIDAVCLVVKASVNQLSDRLQYVFNAVLSVFGKDIKDNIVIFVTHSDGMPPDDALNTIKKAGVPCRKNKENEPEHFLFNNRQITKWNQTYIKALQTAWEQTEHSLKGFFASLKENNRKSLQQSEKVQKKAKQLEACISNLQFRIDFVERKHEELTQIQKALEENREKIKKNENFTFTVTKCYKEKVPIENASQWDRMATTCSVCEENCHEYNCWYAWSPWWCEVMGNDHCIVCTSKCHYNIHVKEDKKYVRRSKEIIVMFDEFKKEYESRNSASDITFDSKAVENVKKEFESSKKQEEEKTSIEKRLKEELTKNEKEKAELVDEVHTSIMKLSEIALKSDSAYIVQCLDFLIPRAEETGRYVLAQKLRELRIIQLGSQECVNAVMAYARAGFSIIKDTFIGKK, from the exons ATGGCTACAGG ATTACAAGACTCATCATTGACTGTACAGGATGTAATCCAGAAGAGTAAATTAATCAGTGAAGGTCCACCTGCACGATATCGTCTCCTCACAGCCAGAAGTAATCTTTATGAAAAAGGCTCAGTGAGAAAATGGACATTTGGACAGCGAGATgtcaaaatgcaaaacaaaacaatactgCTGTTAGGAGAAACTGGAACAGGCAAAACTACTCTGATCAATGCCATGGTAAATTATATACTCGGGGTGAAGTTTACAGATAAAGTGTGGTTTGAGATTACAGAAGAGGGAGGAGATAATCACATGTCAGATCAGTCAGAAAGTCAAACAACTGAAATCACTGTGTATAAGATCTTTATCCAAGGCAACCCAATCTGTCTTACCATCATTGACACTCCAGGTTATGGAGACACCAGGGGAGCAGAATATGATAAACAGATCTCTGAGAATCTGTACAAACTGTTTCACAATGATACTGGAGTGAAAGAAATCGATGCAGTGTGTCTGGTAGTGAAGGCATCTGTGAATCAACTCTCTGACAGACTGCAGTACGTCTTTAATGCAGTTTTGTCCGTATTTGGTAAAGACATAAAGGACAACATTGTCATTTTTGTCACTCACTCAGATGGAATGCCTCCAGATGATGCTCTTAATACCATCAAGAAAGCGGGGGTTCCCTgtaggaaaaataaagaaaatgaaccTGAGCATTTCTTATTCAACAATCGCCAAATTACGAAGTGGAACCAAACATATATCAAAGCTCTCCAGACAGCTTGGGAACAAACAGAACACagtttaaaaggtttttttgcctcactgaaagaaaataacagaaaaagcttacagcagagtgaaaaagttcagaaaaagGCCAAACAACTTGAAGCCTGTATTTCTAATCTACAATTCCGCATTGACTTTGTAGAGCGCAAACATGAAGAACTGACTCAGATTCAGAAAGCCCTTGAGGAAAACCGAGAAAAGATtaagaaaaatgaaaactttACTTTTACAGTCACTAAGTGTTACAAAGAAAAAGTTCCCATTGAAAATGCTTCACAGTGGGACAGAATGGCCACCACTTGCTCTGTCTGTGAGGAGAACTGTCATGAGTATAACTGCTGGTACGCCTGGAGTCCTTGGTGGTGTGAAGTGATGGGAAATGACCACTGCATTGTATGTACAAGTAAATGTCACTACAATATACATGTCAAAGAGGACAAGAAATATGTTAGACGCAGTAAAGAGATTATAGTGATGTTTGATGAGTTCAAAAAAGAATATGAAAGCAGAAATTCAGCATCAGATATCACGTTTGACTCAAAGGCCgttgaaaatgttaaaaaagaGTTTGAAAGCAGCAAGaaacaggaagaggagaagACAAGCATAGAGAAGAGACTGAAAGAAGAACTGACCaagaatgaaaaggaaaaagctGAGCTGGTGGACGAAGTCCACACCAGCATCATGAAACTGTCTGAGATTGCTTTAAAGTCAGATTCTGCTTACATTGTCCAGTGTCTCGACTTCTTGATCCCTCGAGCTGAAGAAACTGGAAGATATGTCCTTGCTCAGAAACTAAGAGAGCTGAGGATCATTCAGCTTGGATCACAGGAATGCGTTAATGCTGTAATGGCATATGCAAGAGCAGGGTTCAGTATAATTAAAGATACTTTTATTGGTAAAAAATGA
- the LOC128633109 gene encoding cytolytic toxin-beta-like, translating into MPWRCSVPGCGKRNQEKVKGVVIHRFPEKDLELCSKWLAAIDRDGTKTERKYASLRVCSQHFSPDDYQRDLKAELLGCPPKKVLKKTAIPTIFQTKRKPGRRPSQTLNKTQPQQQSYPDHAERFDSYLQVLCTESVCGRCYWEVEWSGNKGVSLAVSYKDISRKGNGIEYKFGFNDQSWRLFCSPNEFIFGQNNRQFSVPVMPSSSRIGVYVDHRAGILSFVVDKKCHKINIREVQIQIQVRANTFYGVSDTMKLLHRVHTTFTQPLYPGFMVCKGSRVKLCHLK; encoded by the exons ATGCCGTGGAGGTGTAGTGTCCCCGGCTGTGGGAAACGCAATCAGGAGAAAGTTAAAGGCGTTGTTATTCACCGTTTCCCTGAAAAAGACTTGGAGCTGTGCAGTAAATGGTTAGCGGCTATCGACAGGGATGGGACTAAAACCGAGAGGAAATACGCGTCTTTACGGGTGTGCAGCCAGCACTTCAGTCCTGACGACTATCAGAGGGATCTGAAGGCGGAATTACTGGGATGTCCgccaaaaaaagttttaaagaaaacagcaaTTCCAACTATTTTCCAGACAAAACGAAAGCCAGGCAGAAGACCCTCTCAGACTCTCAATAAAACTCAACCTCAG CAACAGTCCTATCCTGATCATGCTGAGAGGTTTGACTCTTATCTCCAGGTGTTGTGTACAGAGAGTGTAtgtggacgctgttactgggaggtTGAGTGGAGTGGGAATAAAGGGGTTTCTTTAGCAGTCTCATATAAAGACATCAGCAGGAAGGGAAACGGTATTGAGTATAAGTTTGGATTCAATGATCAATCCTGGAGATTGTTTTGCTCTCCAAATGAATTCATATTCGGTCAAAATAACAGACAATTTAGTGTCCCAGTAATGCCCAGCTCCTCtagaataggagtgtatgtggatcatAGGGCAGGGATTCTGTCctttgttgtggataaaaaatgtcataaaataaacataagggaggtccagatccagatccaggtc cgagccaacacctTCTACGGCGTCTCTGACACAatgaagctcctccacagagttCACACCACGTTCACTCAGCCTCTTTACCCCGGGTTTATGGTTTGTAAAGGATCAAGGGTTAAActatgtcatttaaaataa